From the genome of Sporomusa sphaeroides DSM 2875:
AGTATCGAAGCACCGGGCACGCACCTTTTTCGGATCGGCCGGACTGCTGTTATCCGGAGCAGCCCTGTATATGGCTGCAGTTGCGTCTACTCCTGGTGCAAATGTGCTCTGGCTCACCATATCGTTGGGGTCTCTGGGATTTACCTTTAATGCGTCATGGGCGGCTTCTATGGATATTGGCGGCAAGTTCTGCGGTACCGTTTCCGGCTGGATGAACTTCTGGGGTAATATTGGCGGGGTCGTCGCTCCGGTTGCAACCGCCTGGATAGCTACGCATTACGGCTGGCAGGCGGCTATTTTGGTAACTGCGTTTTCTTCCATTATTGGCGTGGTGTGCTGGATTGCCGTCAAACCGGACCAGGAGATTCAACGAAAGGATATACCGGCCGGTAAGGTTTCGGCCTAACTTAGGAACTCTGCTGTAATACTATTTAAGGGTCTGACTCAATTTGTTTATTGAGTCAGACCCTTAGTTTACAGCTTGCAAAATGCTTTGCTTATCTTAAGCTATTTAGTTATGTTTAACACGACTTGAGCATCACCGTCAATGATGTAGTCTGTTGTTAGATGAACTTTGCGTTTATCGGCATCATTCTTGGCATTTTTTGCTTTTTGGGCAAACGAACTGCCAAGTTTTGCTGTTAGTTTGGCATTGTCCGGCTGAACCGGTGTGGGTGCGGGTTCAAACTTTTTCTCAGCTGCCGGCTTGGCATTCTTGCCTGTGCCGCCGCCAGGGCTGTTAGGCATGCCCATTTCAATAGCTTCCACCACGATGTCGTTGTTGCGGTCACGATTGACCAGTTCTTTAACTGCTTCCTCCAGGGACTTGGCTTTCGGTTTGGCCAAAAACAGTTTCGTGATGTCTTCTTCAGTAACCTGATTTTTACCCAGGAGTTGTGCCAGCGAAATCATACCGCCGCCGCGTACGGCCAGCATAAGGGTTCCTGGCTGCTGGTCCTGGGGTACTGTATAGGTAACTTGTCTGGTGATGGGTTCACTGCGAAAGGGCTTGAGCTTAACCTCAATATTCACTTTGTCTCCCGGTTTTGCCTCAGCGGTATTGGCTTTGGCTTCGACAATAGTGGCTGTCTTGCGCTCGTTATCGATTGTGACATCTACTTTTACATCCATTACCGTTACCGGTGAAAACTGGTTGCCGGCTAAGAGCGCCAGCGCTTCATGCACCTCGGCTATCGCCAGTTCCCCGATATTGCCCTGTGTGTAAAACATATTTTCACGTTTCAGCACGCCGCCGGGAATACCGGCAGCACTGATTTCAAAACCGACCCGGGCAGAGCCGGAACCTATACGGTCGGTGGTTTTTTCAATGGCATTAAAGACACTGACTGCCGCAAGCGTAGGCGCCAGTTCCTCATCTTGTACCACTTGTGCCCACAGGTCATTGGTGCGGCTGAGGGTGTTGTCGGTAACACTGATTCTTAAGGGAACCACGCTGGGGAAATGTCCCAGCTTACCGGCAATACCGGCTCCCCGGTCCTGGGTAACCATGCCAATGGCTTCGGTTGAGTTCCCCACTTTGAAAGAGTTCTCCAAGCCATTCACGGTAGTATATACTTTGGCATCTGTCAGAAAATAGTTGGCTTGGCCCCGCTTAAGGAAAGGATGGCCAAAAGCCAGGATTTTATCGCCTTCCACATAGGTTACTGTCCCTAAGGCCCCGACGCTGACATCACCGCGAACCAACTGCACACCAATGGTACTGCCAGGTTCCACGGTTCTATAAGCAATGCCATTGTTAGTGTCAGCCATGCTGCTGTTGACAGCATAAGGGGTAAGATTGTATGGTTTCAGCTTGTCTGCCAGCATTTTGAGGGACTGTTCCCCAAAGCCTGATACCATTAACGGTGTAGCGGCCTGATTGGCAGACAGGTCCGGTTGCTCGGCAGGCGTTTCCGGTTCTTCCGGTATTGCAGGCTGCTCGGCAGGCACTTCCGGTTCTTCCGGTATTGCCGGTTGTTCTGCAGGCATTTGCAGTTCTGCAGGTACTTTCAGCTCTGCCGGTAGCTTGGGTTCAGGCTGCCCCCCCTTATTAATATCCCAAAGTGCCAGCATATCGGCAATCGGGGTTACCATGCCAATTTTGTGGTCGGTTAATGCCCAGCCATAGGCGATAGCCCCTACCAGCTTGCCGTCAATGTATACCGGGCTGCCGCTCATTCCCTGGGCAATACCACCGGTACGGTCAATAACGTCACCATAAGTACGCACCAGCAGCAAATCGCCGGACGGGCCTTTTTGCTCCATGACACCTAACACTTCTACGCCAAATTCCTCAATCTTGTTGCCGGAAACAACTGTTTTAGCAATCCCATGCATGCCTTTGGTTACCTGATCAACAGGCATAAACTCAGGCGCTGCCTGGACTTTGACAAATGGCAGCAGCAAAAATACCGCTACCAGCGCTGTCAGGCAGCGCCTTATAATTATAGACAATATCTTCATCCTTCCCAAAACTATCTTTTAGATGGTTCAATTCTTACTAAAATATCGCCTGTTTTAACCTTGTCGCCAGGTTTAACCAATACTTCCTTGACTGTACCGTCAACGGTGGCGCGAACTGCGGCAGCCGGACCGGTAATTGTTTGAACATATACCAGAATATCGCCTTCACGGGCCGTGGCGCCAGGAGTGGTTAGACCATTGGCCATAACGCTGCCTGCCAATACGCCGCGCTGGTCTACCGTCTGTCCGGCAGCCAAAGCCCAGGCTACAGCGCCAATAACCAGCAGCACCGTAATAATGATGATACTTCTTTTGTGAGCCATCATGTGCAACACCTGCCTTTTTATTTTATGGTAAAGGCTCTATCTATATTTTTATTATATCGCATTTTCTCTAATTAGCAACACGGGATGGAATAATTACCAGCGCATTCCCCACCCGGCGTTCCCGTTTATCCGAAGGTTTATTGACGATTTTGCCTTGGATTACCATCTCACTGGAGCCGCCGCCATCTAAGTTCATGGCATCGCGAGCCCCCAGTTCCTGCATAAAGAGAGCCAGTTCCAGCAGGGACATGCCAATGCTGCTGTCCTGCCGTCCGTCCACGACAACTGCCAGAATATGTCCGTCATCCTTAAGTCCGATGGCTGTCCGCGGGGCCCGGCCTCCGGCTACATCCGGACCGAATTCTTCCATCTTGGTGGTCAAAAAGACACTATTGTTCTTAATCAGCATCGGACCTGCCCCTAAGGCATGCTGCGTCTTATCCCATTCGGAGCCAAGGGTTTGCCGCACAGTAACGGTATCTCCCACCTTCAGGCCGGCAAGCGGCCGGGCTGCCGTACCATGCGCCGACAGCACCACCCCGTCCGGCGGTATGGGGGAATTGCCGGTGTTAATGGCGGTGACCTTGTCGTTTACTATAATATACTCCATACCATGCTGATTGCAGCCAGTCGCAGGAGCATATAAACCATTGTACAATACAAGCTCGTTCTCACCGCGTTCACGGTTTACGGCCTGAATGGCTGCGGTTTTGCCGCCAGGCAGCTCAATTTTCCCCTCATAGCTTACTTGGTCGATAAACAAGTCGCCGGTTGGCAAGATACCAAGCGCCGTACGCGGCAGTTCCGGCGTACTGGCAATTTCACCATCGATTTTTAACAGGCCGATAATAGAACCGTCAAGACCGAAGTAAGAGCCGTTAACCGCCGCTATGGCGCCACTGCGCTGCGCCATAGGCAGAAGCGGTTCAAGACCTTGTATCATTTCATTAGACAGTACCGGCTTTACGGCAAAGCCTGCCTTAGGATCAATATCAAGAATATGGGCCCATACCGGCCCATTGGCGGCATGCCGCAGCCAGGAGGTGTAGGTAATGCCGGGAACCACTTCATCAACCAGCTTGTGCTCATAATCTTTTATAATATCAACAACCAGACGGTTGGGGTTAGGCAAGGTAAATATCTTGTACATATAGACTGTTTTAAGATCAACAACAGCCCGCAATTTTCCGGGCTCGAATTGCGCCAGCCGCAGCCCCTTCACTGTAGGGTCATTCAAATTATATTGAGCAGCCGCCTTATTGACAGTTCCCGGCATGTCGATGACCAGTCTGAGCGGATTTTCCAGCGTCATCACTTTATACTGGGGGAGGTCTGTCACATCAAAGACGAAACGTACGGCTTCCGCTGTCTGGCTTACCCTGACGTTATTCACAACTATGTTAGGTGCCGCCTGTACCATGTTTTGGATAGAAAAGACCAGCACAGCTGTAATTACTAAAAATAAGGGTAACCGTTGCTTCCATTGTTTCAACATAATACAATAACTCCTTTATATATTCCGGTTAAAGCATCTGACCGCACAGGCGGGTGGTGTGTTGGCAAAAGCGGAAGTCAAACGCCAGTGGTGGAGCGTTATCAATGCACCACCCGCCTGTGCCTGGACAAAAGCATCAGCAATATTAGCCGGTGCTGCTGCCAGGATGGGGAAAGCCAGGCTAACGGAGAGCCTGGCCTTTTACATCATTTTTCTTTAACTGACGGTATAACATATCGGCCAGCCCCATACCACCGGCTTGTGCCATATTTTTTGTTAACTCGGTATCCAATAAGGATGTCAACATTTGCTCTTCCGAGCTGTTGCCCAGCAAGTTTCCTTTAGGCACTGTGGCCCGCATTCTTGTTAACATCATGTTGAGAAAAACAGCTTCCATTTCTTTGCAGGTTGCTTTGAGCTTGGCATCCTCAGCCGCCTGGGCTGCCGCGTCGGCTGCTCCCGGAGCTGTCCGTCCGGCCGCTTTAGCGGCCTTTTCCAGCTGTTCGGCAAAGGACGCTCCCTGGTCAACCACCGGAGTACCGCCTGTTCGGGAAACAGGACTGGGCTGTATAAAATTGTTAGAATCGATACGCATTACACTCACCTGCCCACCTACATGATTTGGAGCTCGGCATGCAAGGCTCCTGCCGCCTTGATAGCCTGCAGAATGGAAATGATATCACGCGGTGTTGCGCCCACTGCATTAAGAGCAGCCACCACAT
Proteins encoded in this window:
- a CDS encoding SpoIVB peptidase S55 domain-containing protein gives rise to the protein MKILSIIIRRCLTALVAVFLLLPFVKVQAAPEFMPVDQVTKGMHGIAKTVVSGNKIEEFGVEVLGVMEQKGPSGDLLLVRTYGDVIDRTGGIAQGMSGSPVYIDGKLVGAIAYGWALTDHKIGMVTPIADMLALWDINKGGQPEPKLPAELKVPAELQMPAEQPAIPEEPEVPAEQPAIPEEPETPAEQPDLSANQAATPLMVSGFGEQSLKMLADKLKPYNLTPYAVNSSMADTNNGIAYRTVEPGSTIGVQLVRGDVSVGALGTVTYVEGDKILAFGHPFLKRGQANYFLTDAKVYTTVNGLENSFKVGNSTEAIGMVTQDRGAGIAGKLGHFPSVVPLRISVTDNTLSRTNDLWAQVVQDEELAPTLAAVSVFNAIEKTTDRIGSGSARVGFEISAAGIPGGVLKRENMFYTQGNIGELAIAEVHEALALLAGNQFSPVTVMDVKVDVTIDNERKTATIVEAKANTAEAKPGDKVNIEVKLKPFRSEPITRQVTYTVPQDQQPGTLMLAVRGGGMISLAQLLGKNQVTEEDITKLFLAKPKAKSLEEAVKELVNRDRNNDIVVEAIEMGMPNSPGGGTGKNAKPAAEKKFEPAPTPVQPDNAKLTAKLGSSFAQKAKNAKNDADKRKVHLTTDYIIDGDAQVVLNITK
- a CDS encoding phosphodiester glycosidase family protein; its protein translation is MLKQWKQRLPLFLVITAVLVFSIQNMVQAAPNIVVNNVRVSQTAEAVRFVFDVTDLPQYKVMTLENPLRLVIDMPGTVNKAAAQYNLNDPTVKGLRLAQFEPGKLRAVVDLKTVYMYKIFTLPNPNRLVVDIIKDYEHKLVDEVVPGITYTSWLRHAANGPVWAHILDIDPKAGFAVKPVLSNEMIQGLEPLLPMAQRSGAIAAVNGSYFGLDGSIIGLLKIDGEIASTPELPRTALGILPTGDLFIDQVSYEGKIELPGGKTAAIQAVNRERGENELVLYNGLYAPATGCNQHGMEYIIVNDKVTAINTGNSPIPPDGVVLSAHGTAARPLAGLKVGDTVTVRQTLGSEWDKTQHALGAGPMLIKNNSVFLTTKMEEFGPDVAGGRAPRTAIGLKDDGHILAVVVDGRQDSSIGMSLLELALFMQELGARDAMNLDGGGSSEMVIQGKIVNKPSDKRERRVGNALVIIPSRVAN
- a CDS encoding rod-binding protein gives rise to the protein MRIDSNNFIQPSPVSRTGGTPVVDQGASFAEQLEKAAKAAGRTAPGAADAAAQAAEDAKLKATCKEMEAVFLNMMLTRMRATVPKGNLLGNSSEEQMLTSLLDTELTKNMAQAGGMGLADMLYRQLKKNDVKGQALR
- a CDS encoding biotin/lipoyl-binding protein; translated protein: MMAHKRSIIIITVLLVIGAVAWALAAGQTVDQRGVLAGSVMANGLTTPGATAREGDILVYVQTITGPAAAVRATVDGTVKEVLVKPGDKVKTGDILVRIEPSKR